From Nocardia sp. NBC_00416:
ACGCATGTTAGAACCGTCTTAGCCGGTTCGCGATGTCTGTAGCCGGTTCCGCGATGACCAGGAGGTCCCATGCCCACACTCGACCGCCTCGATCCGGCTTTCACGCCCGACCCCATCGACGTGCAAGCATTCGAATCCCACGCAACCGACGCCGACCTCGACGATCTGCGCACGCGATTGGCCGCGGCACGGTTACCGGAAGCCGAGACCGTCTATCGCGCCGCGCCCGACCCTCGCCGGTGGGAACAGGGCGTTCCGCTCGCCGACCTCGTCGATGTCGTGAACTACTGGCGCACCGGGTACGACTGGCGATCGTTCGAAGAGCGCCTCAACCGCATCGGCCAGTTCCGCACGACCATCGACGATCTGGGAATCCACTTCCTGCACCGCCGATCCGCGCACCCAGAGGCCACTCCGCTGATCCTCACGCACGGGTGGCCGGGCAGCATTGCCGAGTTCATCGATGTCGTAGACGAGCTGACAGATCCGAAAGATGCGGACGCGCCGGCGTTCCACGTCGTGGCCCCGTCGCTACCAGGCTTCGGTTACAGCGACAAGCCGGCCACTACCGGGTGGGGAACCGAGAAGATCGCCGCCGCATGGGTGGAACTGATGGGCAGGCTCGGCTACCGCAAGTTCGCAGCCCACGGCGGCGACTGGGGCGGAAATATCACCACGGTTCTCGGCGGCCGGTTCCCGGCGCACGTTCTCGGCATCCACTCGACGTTCGCGGAGGCGCCGCCCGGGCTGACAACGGACGGGCTGACAACAGCCGAGCGCACATGGACCGAGGAAACCCGCGATTTCTGGCGCCACCGCGCGGCGTACGCGAAGCAGCAGGCGACCCGACCGCAGACCATCGGCTACTCGCTCGTCGACTCACCGGTCGGGCTTCTCGCCTGGATCCTGGACAAGTTCGCCGAGTGGACAGATACCGAAGACAGCCCGTTCGAGACGGTCTCCATAGACAGCATTCTCGACAACGTCACCCTGTACTGGTTGACGCGGACCGGCGCCTCGGCGGCCCGCATCTACTACGAAAGCCACAACTCGCTGGACCCCGAACTTCGGGTCGACGTCCCGTCGGCAATCAGTATGTATCCCCGCGACATCGAGAAGTGTCCGCGTCCCTGGGCGCAGGAGCGGTACCGGCAGATCGTCCGATGGAGTTCGCCCGAGACCGGCGGACATTTCCCGTCGCTGGAGGTGCCCGAGTATTTCGTCAAGGACCTGCAAGAAGGCCTCGCGGCAGTGCTGGCCGCTCATCGGTGAACGCGGGTGGCCGGAGACTCGGGATCAGTCCGCCGAGGATCTGATGGATCTGATGAAATCTGTTGGGGGAGCGAAGGTCACGAGCTCTACTTGACATAATGTAGATTATCGGCGTTTAGGCGAGAGGGGGTTTACCAGGGACGCATGCGTACGGCATTCGTGCTGAGCGGCCGGGTGCAGCGCGGGCCAGCTAAGAAGCCGAGCCGTGTCCCGCGTACCGAACCGACCCGAGCCGAGTTGCCGGAAATGCCTGGGAAAGAACCGCTTCGGTCCAACTCTCCCCTCACCCGCATTTCGTCACATGTGATGAAATGCGGGTGGGTCCCGGGGTGTCCACTGCGCATCTGCCGCGGCCCGGATCCGGGCCGCGGCAGGATGGTTACAGGTGTCCCGGTTTCTGCCGGACGAAGACGGCGACCGGGATCGCGGTGAGGACCAGAACGGTCGCGGCGGTGGCCAGGGCGAGATGATCGGCGCTGGTGAATGCTTGGTGCAGGGCGGGGGTTACCCGCTCGGCCAGCGCGGCCGGCAGTGGCGTGCTGCCGCCGTCGCCGGCGCTGGCGGCATCCACCACGGCATCGACGATGTGGTCCGGTAGCTGCTGCCGGTGCAGGTTGTCGGCAAGGTCGACGGCGAACCGGGTGGTGAGGATGGTGCCGAGAATGCTGGCACCCAAGACGTTCCCGACCTGCCGGAACATATTGACCGCGGCGCTGGCCATTCCGGCTTGTTGAATCGGCACGCTGATTACCGCGGCCGCGGTGGACGGGGCGACGAGGAAGCCGCTGCCGATGCCGGCGAGCAGCAGGCCCGGCCACACCCGCAGGAAACCGGGCTCCGGCGGTGTTGCCAGCAGCGCGAAGATTCCGGCGCCCATGACGAGCAGGCCGACGGTGAGCATGGTCTTGAATCCGACGCGGTCCACGATGCGCCCGGCGATGGCGCTGACGACTATGAACGGCAGGAACATCACCAGCAGGCGCACACCCGCACCCAGTGGTGTCGTCTCCTGCACGTGCTGGAGATACAGCGCAGTAGCCAGGGCGGTACCGGTGAACCCGAACATGGCGATAGTGGCCGCGGCCATCACCGCACTGAAGGACGCTGAGCGGAACAGGGTGACGTCGAGCATCGGGTCGGGGTGGCGCGCTTCGTACCAGATGAAGGCCGCGAATGAGACGGCGAGCACGAGGTAGGCGGCGATGATGCGACCGGAGGTGTAACCGAGCGAGCCGCCTTCGATCACCGCATAGGTCAACGAGGCGACGGAAAGTGTCCCCAGTGCCATGCCGATCGGGTCGGTTCTACGATCCGGCTGGCGGCTTTCGGTGATGAATACGAGGGCGCCGACGAGGGCGAGGGCGCCCAGGATGACATTGATCAGATAGACCGAATGCCATGAGAAGTGGTTCAGCAGAGTGCCCGCGACCATCGGGCCTACCGCCAGGCCGAGTCCGGAGGTGCCCGCCCAGACACTGATCGCCTCGGTGCGTTTGCGGGCGTCGGTGAAGGTGTGGCTGACAATGGCCAGGCCGGTGGGCAATACCATCGCACCGCCGATACCCATGATGGCCTGCGCGACGATCACCACCGAGGCGCTGTGGGCGGCGAAGGCGAGGGCGCTGCCGAGCGCGAACACGGTGGCGCCGCCGGCGAAGACGAGGCGCCGGCCGATGAGATCGCCGAGGGTGCCGGAGCCCAGCACGAAACTGGCGACGACCAGGCTGTACATGCTGCTGATCCAGACAATGGCACTGGAGCTGGAATGCAGGTCGGCTTGAATGGTGGCGAGGGCGCCGACGGTCGATGACACGTTGACGAATGTCATCATGGTGCCGATGCAGACGACGGCCAGCACCCAACCCCGACCGTGGGATGCGGTGCCGGTAGGGATACTGCCCGCGGGCTCGGACTGTTCGGCCACGGCCGAGTCTGGTTTGTTCATAGGTACTTCACTCTCTCTGCGGACACGTCGACGGGCGGTCCGCCGGGCTTCCAGCTCGGACGAGATCGCGACCGTGGCGACATGCGGCGATAACGGTACAAGTCGAGGCCGGAGCCGGTGTGACCATCACCGGGAACAGACCGGTCGGTAGTTTGTCGATCGGCGGGACAGTGCCGCCCCGCGGCCGGACGTCCGAGGATCGACGGCACCGCGCGCTGTCCCCCGCACCTCTCCCCCTGTTTATGGGTCCTGTCTGCCGGGATTCTCCTCGGTGACCGGTCGAAGACAGTCGGCGCGACACGCTCGCCCGTCCGCGCGAGCCGATCGGTGCGGTGCGGTGGGTAGGCTGCTCTCGCAGTTCATGTCTTTCGTCCACCGCGGTCGTGTTCCGTTCTTTTGATCCGTCACCATCGATGAAGTGGCTGTTGTGAATGCGGGCGCCGCACCGAGAGGAAGAACAGATGAGTTCGACAATCCGTAGCGTGGTTGTTCCTGTGTCCGATCTGGGGTCCGCGAAATCGACCTACACCGCGCTGTTCGGCGCCCCGCACACAGATGAGCCGTATTACGTCGGCTATTCCGTCGACGGGTTCGAGGTCGGCTTGAATCCCCAGGGCGATATGGCGGATGGGCCGGTGGTGTTCACCGATGTCGACGATGTGGACTCGGTCCGCACAGCCCTGCTCGCCACCGGCGCGACCGAGCGTTCCGCACCACGCGAAGTCGCACCGGGTGTGCGGGTATGCGTACTGGCGGACTCTGACGGGAATCGGTTCGGCCTCAGGGGCAAGTAGCGGCCGTGTCGGACTCGGCAGGCCGGACTCATGGTGCGATCAGGCGTAGGGCGGGGTTACCTCCGCAATTCGTCACGTTGACGAATAAACCCAACCGGGATCTACGACGAGCCGACACCCTTGGTTCGCCGCTGGGGCGCACCGCCGGGGCTAGGCTCGGACGAACAGGGCTCGGTCAGCGACGACCTCCGGAGGCGGGCAATGCGCAGACGTCGGCTGGTAGTGCTCGGTATTGCGGCGGTGACGGCCGCGGGTCTGGTGTCGGGATGCGGAGACCGGGAGCCGACCCCGGTCCCGGGTGCGGCGACGTCGTCGACCGCGGCCGCGCCGCATCCTGATCAGGCGGCCGGTGTCGCGATTCCGCGTGGCCGGGTCGAGCACATCCTGGGGACTCTCGAGTATCGGGCCGACGAGTTGATGCGGACCACGAACATTCCGGGGATGGCGGTCGCTGTCGTCTACGACGGTGAGGTGGTGTTCCAGAAGGGTTTCGGGGTGCGGGATGTGGACGGTAAGCAGTCGGTGGACCCGGAGACGGTGTTCCAGCTGGCCTCGCTGTCCAAACCGGTGGCGGCGACGGTGGTCGCGCGGCAGGTCGAGGCGGGCGTGGTCGGGTGGGATACGCCGGTGCGGGAGCCGGAGCCGTCGTTCGGGTTGAGTGACCCCTATGTGAGCGACCACGTGACCGTCGGGGATCTGTTCGCGCATCGCTCTGGTCTGCCCGAACATGCCGGTGACAAGCTCGAAGATCTGGGGTTCGACCGGAATCAGATCCTGGGTCGGCTGCGGATGCTGCCGTTGGCCCCGTTTCGTGATTCGTACGGGTACACGAATTTCGGGCTCACCGCGGCCGCGATCGCGGTGGCGGACGCGGCGAAACAGCGTTGGTCGGCGCTGTCGGAGGAGAGCATCTACCGGCCGCTGGGGATGAACTCGACGAGTTCGCGGTATGCCGATTTCCTGGCCGTGGGCGATCGGGCTGCGGGGCATGTACTGGTGGACGGACAGTATCGGCGGGCCGACCCGGGGCGGCAGCCCGATGCCCAGTCCCCCGCCGGTGGTGTCAGTTCGTCGGTATCGGATATGGCCCGGTGGATGACGATGGTTCTGGCGGACGGGTCCTACGACGGGAAGCAGTTGGTGGCGCCGGATGCGCTGTTGCCGGCGGTGTCCCCGCAGGCGGTGTCGTCGCCGCCGTCGGCGCCGGATGCGCGGACGGGTGATTACGGGTTCGGGTTCAATGTGGGGACGTCGGCCGCGGGGCGGGTGGTGCTGAGCCATTCGGGGGCGTTCGATCAGGGTGCGGCGACCGCGGTCACGATGATTCCGTCTGCGGATGTGGGGATCGTGACGTTGACCAATGCCGCACCGATCGGTGTGCCGGAGACGTTGAATGCCGAGTTCGCGGATCTGGTGCAGTTCGGTGAGGTGCGGCAGGACTGGTGGGACCTGTACTCGGATGCGTTCGAGCAGTTGAACGCGCCGGTCGGCGAGCTGGTGGGTGCGGCCCCGCCGCCGGCTCCCGCGCCGGCGGGGCCGTTGGAGGGTTACGCGGGCAGCTACGGGAACGACTATTTCGGTCCGGCGACCGTGTCGGTGGAGGGGGACGCGTTGCTGTTGACGATGGGGCCGCGTAATGTCCCGATGCCGTTACGGCATCGGGACGGTGACACGTTCGTGTTCTCCCCGGTCGGGGAGAGCGCGAATCCGGGCAGTATCTCGCAGGCCCGGTTCGACGGTGACCGGTTGTGGCTGGAGTTCTACGATTCCGAGGGTTTCGGTACGTTCGTGCGCTGAGGGTCAGGCTCCGATGTATTTCGCGAGGTGTTCTCCGGTGAGGGTGGCGCGGGCGGCGACCAGGTCGGCGGGTGTGCCTTCGAAGACGATCCGGCCGCCGTCGTGGCCGGCTCCGGGACCGAGGTCGATGATCCAGTCGGCGTGGGCCATCACCGCTTGGTGGTGTTCGATGACGATCACGGATTTTCCGGTGTCGACGAGCCGGTCGAGCAGTCCGAGTAGTTGTTCGACGTCGGCGAGGTGCAGGCCGGTGGTGGGTTCGTCGAGGATGTAGATTCCGCCTTTTTCGGCCATCTGGGTGGCGAGTTTGATGCGTTGCCGTTCGCCGCCGGAGAGGGTGGTGAGTTGCTGGCCGAGTCGCAGGTAGCCGAGTCCGACGTCGGTGAGCCGGTCGAGGATCTTGTGGGCGGCCGGGATACGGGCTTCCCCGGAGCCGAAGAATTCTTCTGCTTCGGCGACCGACATTTCGAGTACTTCGGCGATATTGCGTCCGCCCAGGGTGTATTCCAGCACGGCGGCTTGGAACCGCCGTCCGTCGCATTCTTCGCAGGTGGTTTCGACGGTGGCCATGACGCCGAGGTCGGTGTAGATGACGCCGGCGCCGTTGCAGGTGGGGCAGGCGCCTTCGGAGTTGGAGCTGAACAGGGCGGGTTTGACGCCGTTGGCTTTGGCGAAGGCTTTGCGGATGGGGTCGAGCAGGCCGGTGTAGGTGGCGGGGTTGCTGCGTCGTGAGCCGCGGATGGCGCCCTGGTCGATCGTGACGACGCCGTCTCGTCCCGATGCCGATCCGGTGATGAGTGAGCTCTTGCCCGATCCTGCGACGCCGGTGACGACGACGAGGGCGCCGAGTGGGATGTCGACGTCGATGTTGCGCAGGTTGTGGGTGTCGGCGCCGCGTATTTCGAGTGCGCCGGACGGTGTGCGTACGGTTTTCTTCAGGGATGCGCGGTCGTCGAGGTGCCGGCCGGTGAGGGTGTCGCTGGCGCGGAGTCCGTCGACGGTGCCTTGGTAGACGATCTCGCCGCCTTCGCTGCCGGCGCGGGGGCCGAGGTCGATGATGTGGTCGGCGATTTCGATGGCTTCGGGTTTGTGTTCGACGACGAGTACGGTGTTGCCTTTGTCGCGTAGTTGGCGCAGCAGGTCGTTCATGCGCTGGATATCGTGCGGGTGCAGGCCGATGGTGGGTTCGTCGAAGACGTAGGTGATGTCGGTGAGGGAGGATCCGAGGTGGCGGATCATCTTGGTGCGTTGTGCTTCTCCCCCGGACAGCGTGCCGGAGGGGCGTTCCAGGGACAGGTAGCCCAGGCCGATCTCGGTGAACGAGTCGAGTAGGTGCTGCAGGCCGTTGATCAGGGGGCCGACCGAGGGTTCGTCGAGGTCGCGGACCCAGTCGGCGAGGTCGCTGATCTGCATGGAGCAGAGGTCGGCGATGTTCTTGCCGGCGATCTTGGAGGAGAGTGCTTCTGTGGTGAGTCGGGTGCCTTCGCAGTCGGGGCAGGTGGTGAAGGTGACGGCTCGGTCGACGAAGGCGCGGATATGGGGTTGCAGGGCGTCGATGTCCTTGGCCAGGAACGATTTCTGGATTTTGGGGATGATTCCCTCGTAGGTGAGGTTGATCCCTTCGATTTTTATCTTGGTCGGCTCTTTGTACAGCAGGTCGTGGAGTTGTTTCTTGGTGTATTTGCTGATCGGCTTATCGGGGTCGAAGAAGCCGCAGCCGCGGAAGATGCGGCCGTACCAGCCGTCCATGCTGTAGCCGGGGATGGTGAGGGCGCCCGCGTTGAGTGAGAGGCTGTCGTCGTAGAGGGCGGTGAGGTCGAAGTCGGTGACCGAGCCCATCCCTTCGCAGCGCGGGCACATACCGCCGAGGCGGCTGAAGGTGGCTTTCTCGGACACTGTTTTCGCGCCGCGTTGCACGGTGATGGCTCCGCTGGCGGTCACCGAGGGCATGTTGAACGAGTAGGCGTTGGGTGAGCCGATGTGGGGTGTGCCGAGCCTGCTGAACAGGATGCGCAGCATGGCGTTGGCGTCGGTGGCGGTGCCGACGGTGGAGCGCGGGTTGGAGCCCATGCGTTCCTGGTCGACGATGATGGCGGTGGTGAGGCCTTCGAGCAGGTCGACGTCGGGCCTGGACAGCGTGGGCATGAAGCCCTGCACGAAGGCGCTGTAGGTTTCGTTGATCATCCGCTGGGATTCGGCGGCGATGGTGGCGAACACCAGGGAGCTCTTACCGGAGCCGGAGACGCCGGTGAAGACGGTGAGTCGTCGTTTCGGGATTTCCACGCTGACGTCTTTGAGGTTGTTCACGCGGGCGCCCTGCACACGGATCAGATCGTGGGTGTCGGCGGCGTGTTGTGCGGACGCCCGTGTACCTGTCTTCGCGGCAGTGCTCATCGTGTCTCCCTCTGGTCGGTCACGGTCGTCGCCGCCGTGCGGTTCGTCGGCCGGCACGGTGGGTGTTCGGTCAGCCGGCCCGCTGGGTGTCGGGCGGTGGGCCGGAGTTCGGGTATTGCCGTTTCCGGGTTCCGGCCTGTTCGGGTGGGCCTGTGCTCAGCGCAGTTGCTGGATGCGGATCATATTGCCCGCCGGGTCGCGGACTGCGCAGTCGCGGATGCCGTACGGCTGATCGGTCGGTTCCTGTACGACCTCGACGTCTCCGGCCTGCAGACGTTCGAAGGTGCCGTCGAGGTCTGCGGTG
This genomic window contains:
- a CDS encoding VOC family protein, encoding MVVPVSDLGSAKSTYTALFGAPHTDEPYYVGYSVDGFEVGLNPQGDMADGPVVFTDVDDVDSVRTALLATGATERSAPREVAPGVRVCVLADSDGNRFGLRGK
- a CDS encoding MFS transporter, with the translated sequence MNKPDSAVAEQSEPAGSIPTGTASHGRGWVLAVVCIGTMMTFVNVSSTVGALATIQADLHSSSSAIVWISSMYSLVVASFVLGSGTLGDLIGRRLVFAGGATVFALGSALAFAAHSASVVIVAQAIMGIGGAMVLPTGLAIVSHTFTDARKRTEAISVWAGTSGLGLAVGPMVAGTLLNHFSWHSVYLINVILGALALVGALVFITESRQPDRRTDPIGMALGTLSVASLTYAVIEGGSLGYTSGRIIAAYLVLAVSFAAFIWYEARHPDPMLDVTLFRSASFSAVMAAATIAMFGFTGTALATALYLQHVQETTPLGAGVRLLVMFLPFIVVSAIAGRIVDRVGFKTMLTVGLLVMGAGIFALLATPPEPGFLRVWPGLLLAGIGSGFLVAPSTAAAVISVPIQQAGMASAAVNMFRQVGNVLGASILGTILTTRFAVDLADNLHRQQLPDHIVDAVVDAASAGDGGSTPLPAALAERVTPALHQAFTSADHLALATAATVLVLTAIPVAVFVRQKPGHL
- a CDS encoding epoxide hydrolase family protein, with amino-acid sequence MPTLDRLDPAFTPDPIDVQAFESHATDADLDDLRTRLAAARLPEAETVYRAAPDPRRWEQGVPLADLVDVVNYWRTGYDWRSFEERLNRIGQFRTTIDDLGIHFLHRRSAHPEATPLILTHGWPGSIAEFIDVVDELTDPKDADAPAFHVVAPSLPGFGYSDKPATTGWGTEKIAAAWVELMGRLGYRKFAAHGGDWGGNITTVLGGRFPAHVLGIHSTFAEAPPGLTTDGLTTAERTWTEETRDFWRHRAAYAKQQATRPQTIGYSLVDSPVGLLAWILDKFAEWTDTEDSPFETVSIDSILDNVTLYWLTRTGASAARIYYESHNSLDPELRVDVPSAISMYPRDIEKCPRPWAQERYRQIVRWSSPETGGHFPSLEVPEYFVKDLQEGLAAVLAAHR
- a CDS encoding serine hydrolase; the encoded protein is MRRRRLVVLGIAAVTAAGLVSGCGDREPTPVPGAATSSTAAAPHPDQAAGVAIPRGRVEHILGTLEYRADELMRTTNIPGMAVAVVYDGEVVFQKGFGVRDVDGKQSVDPETVFQLASLSKPVAATVVARQVEAGVVGWDTPVREPEPSFGLSDPYVSDHVTVGDLFAHRSGLPEHAGDKLEDLGFDRNQILGRLRMLPLAPFRDSYGYTNFGLTAAAIAVADAAKQRWSALSEESIYRPLGMNSTSSRYADFLAVGDRAAGHVLVDGQYRRADPGRQPDAQSPAGGVSSSVSDMARWMTMVLADGSYDGKQLVAPDALLPAVSPQAVSSPPSAPDARTGDYGFGFNVGTSAAGRVVLSHSGAFDQGAATAVTMIPSADVGIVTLTNAAPIGVPETLNAEFADLVQFGEVRQDWWDLYSDAFEQLNAPVGELVGAAPPPAPAPAGPLEGYAGSYGNDYFGPATVSVEGDALLLTMGPRNVPMPLRHRDGDTFVFSPVGESANPGSISQARFDGDRLWLEFYDSEGFGTFVR
- a CDS encoding excinuclease ABC subunit UvrA, with the protein product MSTAAKTGTRASAQHAADTHDLIRVQGARVNNLKDVSVEIPKRRLTVFTGVSGSGKSSLVFATIAAESQRMINETYSAFVQGFMPTLSRPDVDLLEGLTTAIIVDQERMGSNPRSTVGTATDANAMLRILFSRLGTPHIGSPNAYSFNMPSVTASGAITVQRGAKTVSEKATFSRLGGMCPRCEGMGSVTDFDLTALYDDSLSLNAGALTIPGYSMDGWYGRIFRGCGFFDPDKPISKYTKKQLHDLLYKEPTKIKIEGINLTYEGIIPKIQKSFLAKDIDALQPHIRAFVDRAVTFTTCPDCEGTRLTTEALSSKIAGKNIADLCSMQISDLADWVRDLDEPSVGPLINGLQHLLDSFTEIGLGYLSLERPSGTLSGGEAQRTKMIRHLGSSLTDITYVFDEPTIGLHPHDIQRMNDLLRQLRDKGNTVLVVEHKPEAIEIADHIIDLGPRAGSEGGEIVYQGTVDGLRASDTLTGRHLDDRASLKKTVRTPSGALEIRGADTHNLRNIDVDIPLGALVVVTGVAGSGKSSLITGSASGRDGVVTIDQGAIRGSRRSNPATYTGLLDPIRKAFAKANGVKPALFSSNSEGACPTCNGAGVIYTDLGVMATVETTCEECDGRRFQAAVLEYTLGGRNIAEVLEMSVAEAEEFFGSGEARIPAAHKILDRLTDVGLGYLRLGQQLTTLSGGERQRIKLATQMAEKGGIYILDEPTTGLHLADVEQLLGLLDRLVDTGKSVIVIEHHQAVMAHADWIIDLGPGAGHDGGRIVFEGTPADLVAARATLTGEHLAKYIGA